A window of Cryptomeria japonica chromosome 3, Sugi_1.0, whole genome shotgun sequence contains these coding sequences:
- the LOC131075815 gene encoding uncharacterized protein LOC131075815 produces the protein MASASSTRNSQFRTEPGSPLWKYVEMVQQLPGGGGFLWICRHCKEEYKSSYSRVKAHLCFIPKKGINFFPSKSKVPGQPAPKTLLANSIVLKYIEEQRQTDEAVGNVVTHTLERSRSKKATKASMSSTSNEQFVEGHPFLNLPEQPVTNKRAKGPLEMSFQNVAREVADEDIGRCIYANGLAFNVVRSPYWKKMARSINEAPRGFKGPGYEKVRTTLLDKEVKNVENSLKPIRDSWIEIGVSIVLDGWKDARNHPLVNVLGVSTRGAMFLRAVDCEGQVKDGPFIANILFQAIEQVGPQNVVQVAETRFASHTIVLRRLVKVKEALSKMVTSANWSIWRQSMGTRGAAIKAMILDDSWWDLAEYLLRFTEPILSMI, from the exons ATATGTGGAAATGGTTCAACAACTACCAGGTGGAGGAGGTTTCCTTTGGATTTGCAGGCATTGCAAAGAGGAATATAAAAGCTCTTATAGTAGAGTGAAAGCACATTTGTGCTTTATCCCTAAAAAAGGCATCAACTTTTTTCCAAGCAAGTCAAAAGTTCCAGGGCAGCCTGCACCTAAAACCTTGCTTGCAAACTCTATTGTACTAAAATATATTGAAGAGCAAAGACAAACAGATGAAGCAGTTGGGAATGTAGTTACTCATACTTTGGAAAGGTCTAGAAGTAAAAAAGCAACAAAAGCCTCTATGTCTTCAACTTCCAATGAACAATTCGTAGAAGGCCATCCATTCTTGAATCTTCCTGAACAACCAGTGACAAATAAAAGAGCAAAGGGGCCCTTGGAAATGTCATTTCAGAATGTGGCTAGAGAGGTTGCCGATGAAGACATAGGTAGATGCATCTATGCAAATGGATTGGCATTTAATGTTGTTCGCTCACCGTATTGGAAAAAAATGGCGAGATCAATTAATGAGGCTCCAAGGGGGTTTAAGGGCCCAGGGTATGAGAAGGTGCGCACCACTTTATTGGACAAAGAGGTGAAAAATGTAGAGAATTCCTTGAAGCCTATTAGGGATTCATGGATTGAAATAGGTGTGTCCATAGTATTAGATGGATGGAAAGATGCAAGAAATCACCCTTTGGTCAATGTTCTTGGAGTGTCCACCAGAGGTGCAATGTTTTTGAGAGCAGTGGATTGTGAAGGGCAAGTGAAGGATGGTCCATTCATTGCAAACATTCTTTTCCAAGCCATTGAGCAAGTTGGCCCTCAAAATGTTGTTCAA GTTGCCGAGACTCGTTTTGCCTCCCACACTATTGTTCTGAGACGTCTTGTGAAGGTTAAAGAGGCATTGTCTAAAATGGTAACCAGTGCTAATTGGAGCATATGGAGGCAATCTATGGGTACAAGGGGAGCTGCCATTAAGGCAATGATACTAGATGACTCTTGGTGGGATCTTGCTGAGTACCTCCTGAGATTTACGGAGCCCATATTGAGCATGATCTGA